A DNA window from Sylvia atricapilla isolate bSylAtr1 chromosome 6, bSylAtr1.pri, whole genome shotgun sequence contains the following coding sequences:
- the LOC136362885 gene encoding alpha-1-antitrypsin-like — MMEATVPLCFLVAMLHLSVHSLTQTHHHTDQSETTDLQEQHSQDRDPLESCQRIVSSNTDFAFQFYRQAATQKPDSNIFFSPVSISTALALLALGSRGSTQAQVLEGLAFNLNNIQKEEIHHGFQQLLLLLHRPDSQVQLSMGSTLFMDKDLKPKKTFLKDIKKLYRGKAVSNSFQNATEAKKEINDYIKNKTRGNINQILDDLDPNTLMVIVNYIYFKAYWENPFNIKGTHKDYFHVNAKTSVEVEMMIRDGFYKAFSDRKLSCEVVQIPYKGDVAALFILPNKGKMKQLERALTKSTVSKWERSLQRRRMELHIPKLSISATYELKRILMNLGVTDVFSNRADLSGITGNPDVKVSKATHKALLKIHENGTEAAAASSIDFLPHSAPPILKFDHPFLLLIIDQYTQSILFMGKIVNPTEK; from the exons ATGATGGAGGCCACAGTCCCACTGTGCTTTCTGGTGGCCATGCTTCACCTCAGTGTCCACAGCCTGACCCAGACTCATCATCACACTGACCAGTCTGAAACAACTGACCTCcaggagcagcattcccaggacaGAGATCCTCTTGAGTCGTGCCAAAGGATAGTTTCAAGCAATACAGACTTTGCCTTTCAGTTCTACAGGCAAGCAGCCACTCAGAAACCTGacagcaacattttcttttccccagtcAGCATCTCTACTGCACTTGCCCTTCTGGCCCTGGGCTCCCGAGGCAGTACTCAGGCTCAGGTGTTGGAAGGACTGGCCTTTAACCTCAACAACATCCAGAAGGAGGAGATACACCACGGCTTTCAACAGCTCCTCCTCTTGCTGCACCGCCCTGACAGCCAAGTGCAGCTGAGCATGGGGAGCACTCTGTTCATGGACAAAGACCTGAAGCcaaaaaaaacttttctgaaGGACATCAAAAAACTGTACAGAGGAAAAGCTGTCTCTAATAGCTTCCAGAATGCCACTGAAGCTAAAAAAGAGATCAATGATTACATAAAGAATAAAACCCGTGGGAATATAAACCAAATACTTGACGACCTTGATCCAAACACTCTGATGGTAATTGTTAACtacatttatttcaaag CCTACTGGGAAAATCCTTTCAATATTAAGGGGACTCACAAGGACTATTTCCACGTGAATGCGAAGACCTCAGTTGAAGTGGAGATGATGATTCGAGATGGATTTTATAAAGCATTCTCTGACAGGAAGCTGTCTTGTGAGGTGGTGCAGATTCCTTACAAGGGAGACGTTGCAGCATTGTTCATCCTGCCCAATAAAGGAAAGATGAAACAGCTGGAACGTGCCTTGACAAAAAGTACTGTATCTAAATGGGAAAGATCTCTTCAAAGACG GAGGATGGAATTGCATATTCCAAAACTATCCATTTCAGCCACCTATGAATTAAAGAGGATCCTAATGAATCTGGGTGTAACTGATGTATTTTCTAATCGAGCTGATCTGTCTGGAATCACAGGAAACCCTGATGTGAAGGTTTCAAAA GCTACTCACAAGGCCCTGCTGAAGATTCATGAGAatggcacagaggctgcagcagccagcagcatagattttcttcctcattctgCTCCTCCCATTCTTAAATTCGATCATCCATTCTTGCTGTTGATCATTGATCAGTACACTCAGAGCATCCTCTTCATGGGAAAAATTGTAAACCCAACTGAAAAGTGA